In one window of Juglans regia cultivar Chandler chromosome 3, Walnut 2.0, whole genome shotgun sequence DNA:
- the LOC118348022 gene encoding uncharacterized protein LOC118348022, with the protein MAASAVEANRRPYVDLVSTVPQPIPEMNVSHRGPKYVDGEICFQFSKEEIARSAEPFRFSIVLKFLKQRPSLDSIRSFINNRWGLSCMPIVSAMRRPRNVFIRMTNELDFLKALSREICDVNGIQYMAFHWKPDFNEDEEPSLVPVWIVLPGLPPNFYHESFLKIFTAPFGRLIRRDNPTKCATRTDGARLCLEMDAAKEPITHFWIGLPGQGRKQEVIYEMLPAFCSKYGQDAKESEKDIEQAVKLVPVNIEGSLCETLNIQAEKSEVNELIPDIDRVQEVQDGSNQDSEKTSGHESAQEQNYHVEEVDADITQGSMDNAEKAGKTGTILDSEIRGINAVEQSERKISGEMVYHVEAVENDINMEATDFVNIDGEGVMNMGDSFSEPELELNVENYSKNKDYATENEGGERKKKGVQKTFEKVRSSTRVVARSNKS; encoded by the exons ATGGCAGCTAGCGCTGTTGAGGCAAATCGACGCCCCTACGTTGATCTTGTCTCCACGGTCCCGCAACCCATTCCCGAAATGAATGTGTCTCATCGTGGGCCAAAATATGTGGATGGAGAAATCTGTTTTCAGTTTTCTAAGGAGGAGATTGCAAGATCCGCTGAACCGTTCCGTTTTTCCATTGTTCTAAAGTTTCTAAAACAGAGGCCTTCTTTGGATTCGATACGGTCTTTCATCAATAATCGTTGGGGTTTATCATGCATGCCGATTGTCTCGGCTATGAGGAGACCACGGAATGTCTTCATCCGAATGACTAATGAATTAGATTTCTTAAAAGCGCTTTCTCGTGAAATCTGTGATGTGAATGGCATTCAATACATGGCTTTTCATTGGAAGCCAGattttaatgaagatgaagaaccttCGCTGGTTCCAGTTTGGATTGTGTTGCCAGGGCTCCCTCcgaatttttatcatgaatcttttctaaagatCTTCACTGCTCCATTTGGCCGATTAATTAGAAGGGATAATCCGACGAAATGTGCAACGCGTACGGATGGAGCACGTTTATGTTTGGAAATGGATGCTGCGAAAGAACCGATCACTCATTTCTGGATTGGGCTACCAGGGCAAGGAAGGAAACAAGAAGTGATTTATGAGATGCTCCCAGCGTTTTGCTCTAAGT ATGGGCAAGatgcaaaagagagtgaaaaagatatAGAACAAGCAGTGAAGTTGGTTCCAGTAAATATAGAAGGTTCTTTGTGTGAAACTTTGAATATACAAGCAGAGAAATCTGAGGTAAATGAGCTTATTCCTGATATAGATCGGGTGCAAGAAGTACAGGATGGTTCAAATCAAGATTCAGAAAAGACTAGTGGTCATGAGTCTGCGCAGGAACAAAATTATCATGTGGAAGAAGTGGATGCTGATATCACTCAGGGTTCTATGGATAATGCGGAAAAGGCTGGAAAGACTGGTACTATTCTAGATTCAGAGATAAGGGGGATTAATGCAGTTGAACAGAGTGAGAGGAAAATTTCAGGGGAGATGGTTTATCACGTGGAAGCAgttgaaaatgatataaatatggAAGCTACAGATTTTGTTAATATTGATGGAGAGGGAGTAATGAATATGGGTGATTCTTTCTCTGAACCGGAGCTGGAATTAAATGTGGAAAATTATTCAAAGAATAAGGATTATGCTACAGAAAATGAGGGTggggagaggaaaaagaaaggtgttcaaaaaacttttgaaaaagtcCGTAGTTCAACTCGAGTGGTAGCTCGTTCTAATAAATCCTAA